In Takifugu flavidus isolate HTHZ2018 chromosome 1, ASM371156v2, whole genome shotgun sequence, the DNA window ACAATGTCAGTTTGATGCTTTAGAGGGGCTGGTGGCTAAAGACGTGAGTGAGAGACGGGTTCAAGGCTTTATCAGTCATTCTTCACCTCCGTACTGTTTAACATCTCCTTCTTATCCCTATTTTGCCATGATTATTTACTGTGGATTCAAGTTATATTATATCATACACATAATCACGTATATTTAGTTAATATCCTTATATGCATGGCTTCTTCCACAGATGTCAAATTCAAATTTTAGTAACCCACCTGCATTTGGAAAAGATTTTATAGTATTAAACAATTAACatgcattattttaaaaactgtaACCAGTCAATACACACTGTAATATTTATACCTAATATTATTTAGCTGACATTCAATTTTTCTCAGTTGATtggaaaactggaggaaaaaTGCAACTTGCTCCCTTCAACCCACAAGAAAGCGCTGTCTGCAAACTCTGACGAGATCATGTACTCCACACCGGGAGATGTGGGAATCTACTATGATGATAATGGTCAGGATGACATAAAGTTACCTGCACAAAACAATGTGAATTGTGATGAtaattgtgggtttttttaaccaggGAGGAAGTTTGTCAGTATCCTGATGCGTTTCTGGTATCTGACCAGCGTCTGTCTTCCGGACGACACCCTGGAGGGGACACACATTTTCCGTGTAGCCATTAGTGGAGATAGAGAGGCAGAAACCAGAAggctgctaactgctaactatGAGTATGACTTAATTCATATAGGTCATATATATCTTGTTATTGTATATATATCAAGTagctgctttattttaaatactgtatatgctTTTATTACTCTGACAGATTCCAAAGGGAGTTTACCCCGGGAGTGCCTCCAGACTGGACAATTACAAGGATAGAACACTCCAAACTTTTGCAGTAAAATACTTTTGATTGAGGTGACCTAACCAATGACATATCTCTAAATTGGTTcttactgttgttgtttttttagttaGACTGAGTTTAAAAAATCTGGGTGAGAAAGACTTAGTGGGAACTTAATGAATAATATTAGATCTGACCAGTATTTACCATTATGTGATCTCATAAAGATAAAGATGGTTTCACCATATGATCAGTCTTTTCATGCTATATATTTGACCTGTGCGCTTTACTTATCAGACTTGGAAATACATCCAGTATCCATCTATGTATGACACAGACTGTACATGTGTTCACATGTTTGAAAAATGATAAGGCAGTTTATTGTTTTTGATAAAGGACTGAAAAATTGAGAAGCTGGTTGTAATTCCTTTTCTTTGCTCACGTGGTTGAAAAGTGAATGATTTTACCTGCACAACTTTTTTGGCTACATTAATTTCTAATTTAATGTAAGGGTATATAATCCCCAAAGAAAGAGTCCACTCTTGAGGGTGAAGACCTTTATTCCTTGtggtgtatatgtgtgtgggAATGTGGACACAGACTCCTCGATCTCCTACTTAATGCTGACCTGCAGATGTTTGGAAAGATTGAAAGAGGTGAATAAATGTGAGAATATTGGggagttgtttattttttaaaatacgtTTTTATGCACAATGCCTCATTTTTATAATCAAAATGATTCTTAAagtcaaacacatttttactactaaaataaaatatttattagaATCCGCTTACTATATCCTCTGCctaccacttcctgtttttctatTGCGTCACTCATTCTCTGGTCTCCTAATGGTCAATCCACGCGTCTTTGCTTCCCATTGGATGTAGAACCTGTCAATCTCCGCGGGTACTTTGGGTCTTTCGAAGTCGCCCGGCGAGGGTGACAGCGTTACAGCGTCTCAAACATGGAGGCGAAACACCGGTGATTCCCAAGAAACAGCCGACCGGAACCATGAAAATCGCCACTTTGGCCCTTTACGGCTTCGCTGTCGTGCTTCTGGCGGTCGGCCTCCGGGAGCTGCTGACCGGGTTCGAGGAGAACAGATGCAGTATGACCTACATGTTCGAATACCCGGAGTATCGGGTGAGGAGCCAGGCTAATATTTCATTCCACACCTCGACACCTACCTTTTCCCGAGCTTAGCTTCAAGCAGCAGGTTGTGCTGCTGCCGAAGCTGCACCTTCTACCATTTCTGCTTCCATATATTGTTTAAACCTGAACATAAACGACCGTTTCCTATCATCTTCTGATCTCCTGACACCTGCTAAGATTCCACtgtgcttcctgtttttccactcacctgtgctggtgggggggggttgtgtgtcgCTCAAATGTTTGGAAGACTAAATATAAGCGCAGATCTGCCACGTATAGCCACACATCTGCACCTTGTGGCTACAAAGGCAGCTGGAAATGTGATGCAGGTTTTTCTTTGCTCGACTAATGTGTCCATCTGTCCAGAAGTGGAGCACAGCTGGGGGCAAGTGTGCAGTATGAGAGTCAGGCTTAGCAAACAgccttttgttgtgttgtgttgtgtgactGGAAGAAATGAGTAGAGAAGCTGGGGGGTGAGTACAGGACAGGGGGGATTCAAAGAAAACTGTAAATTCAAAGGAAACTGTAAAGTAAATGCATGAACGAGAGGCTGACcttcactggtgtgtgtgtggttggacAGCGTGTCGCCCTGCCTCGTCGTGTGGCCAGACTGTACCCTGCATATGGGCTCTACCTCTATGGAGAGGGCCTGTACGCCCAGGAGACCAGAGCCCTGAAACTAGCCGGGGCCCCGGTGCTCTTCCTGCCAGGAAATGCAGGCAGCTACAAACAAGGTACCTGTGAAATCAACCAGCTGATTGTAATCACATAGAGCTGCCTCTTAGATTCAGTCTTGTCTTTTTTGGAATCCTTCTTAAGCCAACTGTTGCATCGTGTAATTCTTTGGtgctacatttttaaatgaacccACCGGCCGGTCTCACCGCCGCCCGTCTTCTTCCCACCTCAAAGCTCGCTCCCTGGGCTCAGTGGCCTTGAGGAAGGCCGAAAGCATGGAGGGCGGACTCCACTTCAACGTCTTCACTGTGGACTTCAACGAAGAGCTGGTGGCTCTTTACGGCGGCAGTTTGCTCAAGCAGACCCACTTCCTGCACGAGAGCATTAAGGCCATCCTGAGGCTCTACAAGGTCAGGCCTCAGATGCATTTAGTGGAAATGAACATTTAGATTCGTCGGTAATCACAGCTTTAACTGTATTGAGAGAAATCTTGAATGTCCCTGAAACAAAGCAATTCACACCAGTGCTGTTAATAATCCCAAAGGATGAACCCCGGCTCCACCGGAGCATCAGTCGGCTCTTCAAAGCAAAGACTGGAAGAAGCAAAAGGCATCAGACAAAAAACATGCAGTACGCAGAATATTTCCAGGCAACATTAGCATTTCGTCAGATCTGATTTTCACTGTTTAACCCTTCAGGGATCACAGATGGTCGGTCTGAAGACCGAATCGTGCTGAAGCCCAGCCACTTTACTCATGCTTacgtctgctcctcctcccccatcagCACCTGAGGACCCCCCCTCAGAGTGTGGTGGTGGTCGGCCACTCCATGGGAGGAGTGGTGGCCCGAGCTCTGTACACGTTACCTCGCTTCAACCCCAACCTGGTCAGCCTGATCATCACCCAGGCCTCCCCCCATCTGGCCCCTGTGCTGTCCTTTGACCCGTACCTGCTGGGTAAGGAAAAACTATTGATCAGATAGTTGCGTTACATACAGTAGATTATTTATATCATCGCCTGTATTAATGCGTAGCTTCTCCTGTCTCCTAGATTTCTATTCAGCAGTGAGACAGAGGTGGGTGAACCAGGCCAATAAGCTCAGGAATGTCACAGTTCTGTCCATCGGGGGTGGTTACCGCGACTACCTGGTTCGCTCTGGCCTGACATCTCTGCCTTGTTCCCCCAAAGACCCCAACAAGTTGTCACTCGTGGTGAGTTTTTattcttctcttccattgttATCGACTCAAACCTCCTTCCTGCGTTTAAACGGGCGGTTTCTTTCTGTTGGTGCATTTTTAGCATAATCCAACAACCAAATAATGACTTTTGATTCAGGCAACTGCAGTGCCCAGGACCTGGGTGTCCACGGACCATCTGTCCATTGTTTGGTAAAATTATGGATTCTATCTGGTTTCCATCTATTAGAGCGGTTCTGTTGTTTCCCAGGTCCATTCTAAGCAGCCTGTTTGCGTTTCAGGTGCAAAGAACTAGTTCTTGCTACTGTCAGGGCCTTCTTTGACCTCATCGATCCTGAAaccagacaggtgaggacacGTCGCATCTGTCCTGGAAGGGGGGGCGGGTTAAAGTACACTTTAGcttatttttttgttgcaaCTTAAGGAATGTTATATGTTTACTAGTTTACAGATAATCCAGAGGCCAGACTGTCTGTGCTGACTCATCACTTCATCAGAAATCCTGTCAGGATGTTGGGAGACGCACAAGATCAGCCCGTCTCCATCGTAGGTGAGGAAGAATAAAACCTTGAACGTAGGAGCTGGTCCAGTATCTCcgtctgctgctactgttgctgccgTCAGATTTATACCGGAACCTGTTTCTGTTGCGCAGATTCCCCTGAAACATGGAGCGAAGTCAACACGCTGCGTCTGGCGTACAGCACGCCGAAGGTCCTGCACGCTGTGCCGTCACACCTCTACCACCAATCAGACGATGTTAACGCTTGTGCTCTCCCTACAGGAAGGGCAGGCGaagtacttcctgtttgctctgtCCAGTCGCAGGAGAGCCTACAGCCATTTCTACTGCCGCAGCAGCGACctggtgaggctgcagcttgtGCTCCTCTGGCCCAAAAGCAAAGAAGCGGCCGATTATTCTGAAGTTTTTGTCCTTTACAGGAGATGAGCGGCTGGGTGTTTGGCTGCATGCACAAGAACGGTTCTTCATGGTGAGAGTCCCATTTCACCTCCACGCTGCCTGAATCCTCAACCAGTATCCGTTTCTTTCTTATGTCTATATTCCTCGTGCTCCCAGTGCCCATGCGGTGGATCTCTCCCTGGGGACTGAGCTTCTGTCGCCGTACAAGGTAAAGAATCATCTGCAGGGAGGCCCAGCTGagtgtgagctgctgctgtctcctaACCTCCTGCTGCCCCCTCAGGTCCTGGTCCTGACTCTGGCTGACCTGGCAGCCGTCACTCATCTGGTTGTTTCTGCCTCAAACCTCAACGGCAAACAGGTGATCAGAAAAACTCTCTTCGTTTTTACAAcccgccccctgctgtggcCGTCTTTTAAATGTGACGTCAGCTCAGTGGTGATCGGGTCGGTCTCTGATCTGCTCTGACTCCCGCCTGTTCTCCAGTTCACGGTGGAGTGCGAGTGGCAGAGACGAGCGTCCCAGACTCTGACTCTGCCGGTGACGCATGTCCTGTCCTCGGGTGAGCTGCCGCTTTCTGCCTCTAACTGACTGGGAGAAAAGACGCGGGTTGAGGAGGCAACGTTGTGTTTTGCAGGTTTGACTGTGAGTGAGGCGACCGTCCCCTCCTCTGGACTGCTACACACCATCAGGCTGCTGCACTTCCACCAGGTCACGCTCATTAAAGCAACAACTTTGCTGGGTTTCTAACTCCTCCCTCAGTATTTATAACTTCCCAACACGTCTTCAGGTCTACCAAGCCTTCAGGATCACTGTTGCCAGCCAGTGTAAAGCTCAGAAAGGTACGTTTGTGTATCCATGCCACTAGTCTAAAACAGGTGAGATTACGGTGGTTATGGTTTGTCCGCAGAAAGACTTCCTAACGTGTACGTCATGACTGTGCCCTGGTTTCGGGAGGACTCTTCCACCACGGTCGGGTGAGTTCCGTCAGGGTTTCTGTTCCTCCCTCTCAGACTGAGCTCACACCCACTGTTTCCGCTCACCTGTTTGCCAGCGTGCCCTCGCTGACCGAGATCTCAGGGATGCTCCACACCAGTCGTTCAGACAACAGCTCCgacgtcctcctgcagctccacacgGCCCCCAACTGCCAGTACAGGGTGACGTCTGTGGCACCAATTTTGTACTGAAAAAAGGTGAAATGTCACCAGGAACTAAACAACCTGTTGGGATCCCTTTCTAGGTCTCTGTGAGGACTTCATTACCCAGAGTTCTGGGACAGGTGAGATTCATTTTTTAgcttcaacctttttttttttgattgaacGTTGTTTGAAACTGTCTATTGTGTGGCAGATTCTGAGGTTTTACGGTGCCGTTGTGCCAGTGTACACAGCTGTGACTCTCCTCCTGGCCTGTGGGGGGCAGTTGTCCTCCATCTTGGAGTCTGGAGTCGCACCAATGAGCCGGGCGGTGGGAAAAGGCCTGCAGCCCCACAAAATCAGCCTGACTGTTTATATTCTGCACTTCCTGCTCAGGTAGACCAGTCTAGTGCTGAAGTGTTTTCCACTTCAGTGTCCCATTGTTATCTTGAGAGCCTTTCAGTGTCGTAAAGTTCTCAAAAATTCCCAATATCCTATTTTTATCCTTGCTGATTTGCCCTCCTCTCAGCTGTAGCTGGTTTCAAGAGATCTGGTCACTTTTCCACCTGCCCGTCATCGACGTCCTTCCTCCGACCACCCCGGATTTGACATTCAACCAGGACGCGGCGCCTCCCGAGACGTGGCGTCACATCGTGTCGCCGCTGCTCTACGTCTTTGGCGCAGCGGTGGCGTATTGGGGCAGCGCTCTCCTGCGCGTGGCCATACGACTGTTCTCGCTAACGTTAGCGCCCCTCCACAGGTAAGAAGGATGCGATGCGGCGCTTGGCCTTCTTGACGAGTCCCTTCAACGTGCACTCGTTGGGTCTTGCGTGCAGGCCGTCCGTCTCCAGAGACTGCGGTACTCTGCGACCACGGACGCAGCTCCTCTTCGTTCTGGGTCTGGCTGTCATCGGGGGGACGTCCTGCTCCGCGTTAGCCATGTTCACCgtcttcctgctccacctgtACAGGGTGAACTTCCCCACAATATTTGTGTATAACAGCAGCATTGTCCGTGTTAAATATTATCGATGGACTGTTTGTGGCCGCAGGTCCTGAGGCTCCAGATGACGGAGAGGTCGCTGAGTCACATGTTGAATCTGGTAAATGTTTAAAGGTCTCTCCTTCGATTCCTGCCGAACCCCTTTGGAAGCTCAGTGTTTCCACCGTTTTTTCCAGGCACCGCAGAAGCACAAGGAGGCTGGGAACGGCACGGTGGGCAGGAGGTCTGAGGAATGTAACGGCGCCCCCCTTCTGTCCGAGTGTTCCCTGCAGGACGTGAGGGATGATTTGCAGCTGCACCTCTGCCTGTCGGCGCTCTTCACTCTTCCGCTCGTGCTCAACGCGCCGTCACTCATCCACTGGAGCCGTAACCTCAGGTAACGCAGCTCTATGAGGGTCCTGGGGACACAggcagcagcctccagctcaTCCTGGCTGTGCCCCCTGTAGGTATTCCAGGCAGCTGGATCCTGACCCCTGCTGGCCTCACATCGTGCCTTTGATCATCGTCTACATGCTGCTTATTAACGGCAACACCTTCAAACTCAGAAACAGGTGAGATCGCTCCACCAGCGCACGCCCTTCGTCATTCTACAGTTTCCTAATCGAcatctccctcacctcctccagtaAACTCCTCCCTCTGGCCTCCCGTCTGCCGCTCCCATTGGCCGTCGCCGTGGCGACCTTCTGTCCACTGCATCTCTACAGAATCACCTACTTCCTGCTGGCGGCACTGGCGCCCCTGGCCCTGTGTGGTCTGCTCTGACGGTATCTCTGCCATAACAAGCCTTTCTGTCATTTACAGACCACCCCAGTGCCATGGAGCAGAGCCATAGACACACATATCTATAATGTTGCCACCAAACACTCCATAGCAATCATGTTCTATCACGACAGCAGAGGAGTGCAGATACTGCTGAAGATTTGCCCCGAGACCGTCTTTGCCTTACTCTGTATATCTATAGCTCTGCCTCGGAGGATCCCGACCGGGTGTCGACCCGTTTCGGTGACACCCGTCCACGTGGCCACTGTGCTGTGAAGTCCTACACTGCCTAACGCTAACGGGGATTTCTGGCTGCGCGTCGACTGTTGCCGCTGCCGCACGTAGAACTCTCAGAAACGAGCAGTGTTCAGGCAGAGGAGGCTCGAACCCGTCATTTGTGGTTTGGGTATTTTAACTTCTGTTGTCTCCAATGATGAGTTTTATTGATTCAGGCCTGGACGTCACTCACATCTGCGCTCTTGCTGTCAGACGGGCGTTTTTACGCCGTCCGAGGTCAGACGAGGCTTCAGCTCAAAGGTCACACTAACATTAGCATAAGCGCTGCGGCTCATTTTAGCTACACTTGTGTATTTAAGAAACTTGAAGAGGAAAATGGAACAAGTTTAAGAACGATCCAGTCCAGCTGCTGAGTTGCCACGGTTTGGCACATGAGGCCTGTTTTACCctaatgtgttgtttttttttaacttttgagATTTTTAACACTAATGAAGtcacaacataaaacaaatcAAGTCTCTTTAAggaattgaaatggaaattgAATCAAGCTGCTCCTAAATAATTATGTCACTTTGCAGTATTTTAATGTCGTCTTTGTTACATTTTCTCGTTAACAAATGTGCATCCACCCTCGGGCTTCTGTAAGGCTCCATGAGGCTGCACCGGTCACCACAACAGGAGTGAGGATCTAATGTCTGATGATCCGGAGTTGAGGACAGAAGCACAGATCACACAGCTCCACTCGTCCACtcactttttacatttttaccaaAGAGAAACTCCCCAGTTGTTTTTACCACATTACATCAGTAACATTTATGTCGTAGTGACGCACCAGGTGTTATAACATAGTAAATCAATGAGGATGTCAGTTATAAACACTTTTAAAGGTTGCTTTTAGTCCCCTCGGTAGTTGAACGTGTGTCTGCTGGCACACAATGATTAaggaacacaaaaaaaactcCTGCTTATTTCTGTTAAACCAGTTAAACTTTCTTAACAACAGTTAGTGATACAAATCAGGTTCAAATGATCTTTAGGTGGAACATGGAGAGATTGTTAACATCACGAGCTGCTGTTACCCTCCTTCAGATCTGGATTTCTATGCTTCCCAGTATTCCGCCTCAGTCCCGTATTGACCCTCCCAGTAATCCCAGTAGTGGAGCTCAATCAGCTCATTTCTTCCtggatttttttcagtttagctttattttttttaatcacaagtCACCCTGCTGTTGCTATTGCTGACGCAGTGCCTTCCTGCTTAATCCCGAGGCAGATTTTAATACCGGTTATTTATTCCACACCTGTCTGCCTGGTCAGACCGTCCACTCGTCGTTGAAGAGTCACAGCAGCGAATGTACCTGCACGGCTGCCTTTGTGTGCTGAGCTCACAATAACGTCGCTTCTCTGACACAGTCGCATTCTAAAGTTGTGCGCGTGACGTTAGAATTCTGATGTGTTCTTTATGGACCACTCAAGGCCCTTGTTGTTCCTAATGTGAATGTAGCTGCACTGAATGTCTCCGTGTGCATCTCGACAGTGACTAGTGGTGTTGGTGATCCGTGCACTCGTCCATTTTGTGCTGTTTTAGTGCTTTTGATGCACATTATCGGCCTTGTGATTCAGTGGTTTTCACTACTTTAAAGTAGAAGACATGAGTGTTTTtaatacaaatatataaatgtgaTGTATATCTATATCTGTATTCACTGTGATCATGTCGTGGTACAGGGTTTAACCCTCCAGGGTGTTGATTCCTACAGAGGGGGCTCTTTTTAGATGAAAGATATATGGTAATTCTTTTTTAGGATCGATTCCTTtgtcctgttttatttaatttttaaaaagtgaagcCAAAGTATCTACTGTAAGATACAAGTGCAGCCATCTTGTGCTGGTGGGGTTATTTTCAGATCACCAGGAAGTGGAGCCGCATTATTGAGTCAATtttagaatttaaattaaagggGAAGGTTTTATACACAGTCAATACATGGGACAAAATATTTAAAGTATCAGATTTCACACTACTACTTATTTCATACTAATGATATGTGGTGGTTTGTCTTTAAATTCCGTATCTAATTGTAGCAAATCATTGTTTGAGATCCAACCTGAATTAATGTTTTACATTAAACGAACTGTGATTCTTCTGCTGGTtcatttaaggttttttttttttttttttaaatattcttcCACCTGGAGTGACTTTTAAAACACTGCTGGCTGCcccatgtgtgttttttattttattttctatctGGTGAACTTTGAGTACTTTTCCCTCAGGTTTAATCATTATTCATTCTGTTAAAATGTTTTGGTTTGGGAATTTTATATATCACATTTTTATCtgtcattattgtaaatgtGCAACTTTTGGCACCTTTGTTAcaataaaagctaaaaatgtacaaaattTCTTGATTGTCCttaaatttcttttaaaaatccaGTTGAAGGTACTTAGGCCGCTTATATTGTTTTGAACTTTTGCTTATTCATTTTAGCTGAACAGTTACTTCCTCTTCATGTTGTGGCACAAAATTCCAGATAATTTACAAATCGAAATCTCCAGTTCTCGGGTGATTTCCTGCCTTGATATTcagtaaatttaaaaatgtgttttaggaTTAAAAGACAAATGTAGTAACTGCTCTACCATTGCTGCACTTCTCCACTTTGACCACTGGAGGTCGCGGTTTCCCCGGTCGGAGCTGCGGCAGCCGCCGCCGCGTCGACGCTGGAGGTGATTTCTCCATTTCCGCCTTACATCCTTACTGCCTTCAGAAATGGGAGATAAAATGGGCAAATCTGAATGTTTCTTGTATAATTTGTAAATAACACAACAATAGTTATGAATGTGCTGCATTATACACCGTTGCTTGACTTTAAATATTGCACCACGTAATATTGTCTCCCGGGCAGAATAGATTTCCCCCTCTTTTGAACAGAGTTGTGTCATTCGTGTGTAACAGAAAAATTGTGTAAGGGGAACTCGTTGAATTGGAGATCAGAAGtcttgtaaatgtaaatgtgcagcAGTCTTTCTACAGGTTGCGTTTGTCTCTGTCTCAGACTCACTCTTGATTCTTCTCACATTAATATGCAGcggtgtgcgcgtgtgtgtgtgtgtgtgtgtgtaatggaaaACTGAACAAATCCCTCCTCACTGAAATCTCCTCACTTGTCATGACAGAACATTACGCCACCCTCCGCCAGGCTTCGcgtctttctcttttttcaagCTGACACTCAGATTTTGAGCATCTGCCGGGACTGGTGGGAGGACTCGGGCACAGACTGCAGCGCACTGCGATGCAGATGATGCCCGTGTGAGCTGCACGCCTGAAGCAGCAGAGTGCGCGGAGGCTGCCTTCCCTTCTGGACCTACTGCGCACCTCTGGGCGCTCGCTGTGGACGCGGTACCGAGGCGTCTCTGCAGCGATCCGGGCTCGATGCATGATCGTGAGCCCA includes these proteins:
- the maip1 gene encoding m-AAA protease-interacting protein 1, mitochondrial → MALPILRRCHRTSLTASFTRFILSERTVLNRSCKTRLTSPSLSAVVTAVRPYSSDRDGFKQNQKVVFVGIPNPFIWLRTRIYYVLIKTYFDKDFTIEDFTEGAKQAFSHVSRLLSQCQFDALEGLVAKDLIGKLEEKCNLLPSTHKKALSANSDEIMYSTPGDVGIYYDDNGRKFVSILMRFWYLTSVCLPDDTLEGTHIFRVAISGDREAETRRLLTANYEFQREFTPGVPPDWTITRIEHSKLLQ
- the pgap1 gene encoding GPI inositol-deacylase isoform X2 encodes the protein MKIATLALYGFAVVLLAVGLRELLTGFEENRCSMTYMFEYPEYRRVALPRRVARLYPAYGLYLYGEGLYAQETRALKLAGAPVLFLPGNAGSYKQARSLGSVALRKAESMEGGLHFNVFTVDFNEELVALYGGSLLKQTHFLHESIKAILRLYKHLRTPPQSVVVVGHSMGGVVARALYTLPRFNPNLVSLIITQASPHLAPVLSFDPYLLDFYSAVRQRWVNQANKLRNVTVLSIGGGYRDYLVRSGLTSLPCSPKDPNKLSLVATAVPRTWVSTDHLSIVWCKELVLATVRAFFDLIDPETRQFTDNPEARLSVLTHHFIRNPVRMLGDAQDQPVSIVDSPETWSEVNTLRLAYSTPKEGQAKYFLFALSSRRRAYSHFYCRSSDLEMSGWVFGCMHKNGSSCAHAVDLSLGTELLSPYKVLVLTLADLAAVTHLVVSASNLNGKQFTVECEWQRRASQTLTLPVTHVLSSGLTVSEATVPSSGLLHTIRLLHFHQVYQAFRITVASQCKAQKERLPNVYVMTVPWFREDSSTTVGVPSLTEISGMLHTSRSDNSSDVLLQLHTAPNCQYRVSVRTSLPRVLGQILRFYGAVVPVYTAVTLLLACGGQLSSILESGVAPMSRAVGKGLQPHKISLTVYILHFLLSCSWFQEIWSLFHLPVIDVLPPTTPDLTFNQDAAPPETWRHIVSPLLYVFGAAVAYWGSALLRVAIRLFSLTLAPLHRPSVSRDCGTLRPRTQLLFVLGLAVIGGTSCSALAMFTVFLLHLS
- the pgap1 gene encoding GPI inositol-deacylase isoform X1: MKIATLALYGFAVVLLAVGLRELLTGFEENRCSMTYMFEYPEYRRVALPRRVARLYPAYGLYLYGEGLYAQETRALKLAGAPVLFLPGNAGSYKQARSLGSVALRKAESMEGGLHFNVFTVDFNEELVALYGGSLLKQTHFLHESIKAILRLYKHLRTPPQSVVVVGHSMGGVVARALYTLPRFNPNLVSLIITQASPHLAPVLSFDPYLLDFYSAVRQRWVNQANKLRNVTVLSIGGGYRDYLVRSGLTSLPCSPKDPNKLSLVATAVPRTWVSTDHLSIVWCKELVLATVRAFFDLIDPETRQFTDNPEARLSVLTHHFIRNPVRMLGDAQDQPVSIVDSPETWSEVNTLRLAYSTPKEGQAKYFLFALSSRRRAYSHFYCRSSDLEMSGWVFGCMHKNGSSCAHAVDLSLGTELLSPYKVLVLTLADLAAVTHLVVSASNLNGKQFTVECEWQRRASQTLTLPVTHVLSSGLTVSEATVPSSGLLHTIRLLHFHQVYQAFRITVASQCKAQKERLPNVYVMTVPWFREDSSTTVGVPSLTEISGMLHTSRSDNSSDVLLQLHTAPNCQYRVSVRTSLPRVLGQILRFYGAVVPVYTAVTLLLACGGQLSSILESGVAPMSRAVGKGLQPHKISLTVYILHFLLSCSWFQEIWSLFHLPVIDVLPPTTPDLTFNQDAAPPETWRHIVSPLLYVFGAAVAYWGSALLRVAIRLFSLTLAPLHRPSVSRDCGTLRPRTQLLFVLGLAVIGGTSCSALAMFTVFLLHLYRVLRLQMTERSLSHMLNLAPQKHKEAGNGTVGRRSEECNGAPLLSECSLQDVRDDLQLHLCLSALFTLPLVLNAPSLIHWSRNLRYSRQLDPDPCWPHIVPLIIVYMLLINGNTFKLRNSKLLPLASRLPLPLAVAVATFCPLHLYRITYFLLAALAPLALCGLL
- the pgap1 gene encoding GPI inositol-deacylase isoform X3 translates to MGGVVARALYTLPRFNPNLVSLIITQASPHLAPVLSFDPYLLDFYSAVRQRWVNQANKLRNVTVLSIGGGYRDYLVRSGLTSLPCSPKDPNKLSLVATAVPRTWVSTDHLSIVWCKELVLATVRAFFDLIDPETRQFTDNPEARLSVLTHHFIRNPVRMLGDAQDQPVSIVDSPETWSEVNTLRLAYSTPKEGQAKYFLFALSSRRRAYSHFYCRSSDLEMSGWVFGCMHKNGSSCAHAVDLSLGTELLSPYKVLVLTLADLAAVTHLVVSASNLNGKQFTVECEWQRRASQTLTLPVTHVLSSGLTVSEATVPSSGLLHTIRLLHFHQVYQAFRITVASQCKAQKERLPNVYVMTVPWFREDSSTTVGVPSLTEISGMLHTSRSDNSSDVLLQLHTAPNCQYRVSVRTSLPRVLGQILRFYGAVVPVYTAVTLLLACGGQLSSILESGVAPMSRAVGKGLQPHKISLTVYILHFLLSCSWFQEIWSLFHLPVIDVLPPTTPDLTFNQDAAPPETWRHIVSPLLYVFGAAVAYWGSALLRVAIRLFSLTLAPLHRPSVSRDCGTLRPRTQLLFVLGLAVIGGTSCSALAMFTVFLLHLYRVLRLQMTERSLSHMLNLAPQKHKEAGNGTVGRRSEECNGAPLLSECSLQDVRDDLQLHLCLSALFTLPLVLNAPSLIHWSRNLRYSRQLDPDPCWPHIVPLIIVYMLLINGNTFKLRNSKLLPLASRLPLPLAVAVATFCPLHLYRITYFLLAALAPLALCGLL